tttaaaaaatagtAATGCCTAAAACAACCAATTACCTAATAAAAATGTACTCAAATCATCCAAAAAAATCAACACGGGAAATAGTCGGGGATCCCCTATCGGGGATTAACGGGACGGGGACGGTGATCCCCACGGGACGGGGATACCTTTCCACATCCCTGCCCCATCTCGACGACGAGGGATAAAACTATCCCTATCTCCGTCCCACGGGGATTCTTATCGGGAATTCCCCGTCCCCATCACGACGGGTCACCAATGGAGACGGAGAATCCTgccccatttacatccctacaTGCTATTATTCAATTTTTGACTTGTTTACTTATTCACCCGCCTGGCTCGCTCAATTAAGTATCCAATGGACCCAACTTTGGACATAATAAAATGATGGCTTAATATACCATTTGCTCccttaacttgtctaaaaaggttgattggccccctgaacttttaaagtgtctcgatagtcccttcaacttgtataaaatgttcaattagccccctaaacttacataaaatataatcaattgatcactcggttgcaaaaaaagaagttaaataaggaagatgtattgcacacgTCTGAAAAAAGTAAAATGCCTAAGTTCGGGGTATGTGGTTCTAACATTagagaaaataagttttatagttgagtaaGTATGCTTGGTCTTCCTGTTGTCTACCTATGAAAGAAGGGGGTCTGGGTCTTCGAAACCTGAGCAGCATGAACTCTGCTATGTTATCCAGgattaattggaatcttatttgCGGGACAAATACGATTGCACGGCTTATCCAAAGACGTTTTGTTATGGATCCAAAGCAACCCAAACCTTTGCAAGTTTATAAACGGTTCTCACATGGCAGAAAGAAGaagtttgttaattaattttcagTTATTTGTGTCTATATTTCAGTTTGCAGACAGTTTCTTTGTAATAACTGTAAACAAGCAGTTTCCTTGTAATAACTGTAAACAAGCAGTTACGTGTGTTTTGTTTGAATTAAATGCAGAGGAACAAAGGGAGAATACCTAAGTTCCATTTCATCAAGTAAAACTCAGAGATCTGAGGTTCTCTCTTTAATTGATCCTCAATATTTAGAATCATAGGTTCTAAAGGCAGAAAAcctaagaagaagaaggtagagTTACCTGGTTGTAGACCCATAACTAGATCACTAACTCGGGACCATAACAACTTGGTATCAGAGACAGGAGTTATGGGCGACATAAGGGGATTACAGCAACAATTCGAAGCCTTCATGGCACGATATCAGGAAGATCAAGCGAGACAAGAGGCAAATCAGGCACGACAAGAGGCTAGATTAAACGACTTGGCAAACGAGGTTGCTTCAGCTTCAGCTCGCTCTGAGGGACGCTACAATGAAGAGACCAGTGCTAACAGAGGTCACAGAGATCGTGATCAGAATAGAAGTACAGGAACTTCGCGCAAACCCAAAATCGAATTCCCTAAGTTCGATGGCAGCAGTGACCCACTTCCTTGGTTGAGTCGCTGCGATTACTATTTTCGCCACCAAAACATTCCGGAAGAGGAGAGGATCGGAACGGTGGCTGCACATTTGGATGGAGACGCCCAATTTTGGTTCCTGAAATTGGACAGGGACAAACCGAATTTGCAGTGGGATGAATTCAAAAACCTCTGTCATCTTCGTTTTGGTCCCATATGTCATGGCAACAATTTGGGGGAATTGTCGAAATTGCGTCAGACTAGTTCTGTGGAGGCTTCTCAGCGCAAGTTTGAACAGTTATCGGCGCGAACCACGAGTTTGTCTCCTGCACAGGAAATTCAGATTTTTATTAGTGGGTTGCAAGAATATATAGCAGTCGAAGTCGAATTACATGAACCTACCACCCTTACTGCAGCGATGATTTACCCCAGGTTGTATGAGCAGAGGAAGTATTGGCAacaaaaaccaattttttttcccAACATCAGCCTGATTCAGTTCCAGTGAAACAGGAACCCCATCCATCCCGGTATTTCAAGAAGTTATCCAAGGCAGAAATGGAAGCAAGGAGGGCCAAGAATTTGTGCTTTAATTGTAATGAACGATTCTCACCGGGACACCGATGTAAgaaattattttggattgaaggattaGAGGAATCAGAATCTGAAGGGGAAGAAACAGAAGGGGTACAACCGATTGAAGAACCTAAGGTTTCCATCCACGCCATTACTGGAAACCATGCCTATCAAACGATGCAGGTTAAGGGTTCTTTGAGCAATCACCCTCTCCTGATTTTAATCGATTCTGGCAGCACTCATAATTTTTTGGATGTAACGTTGGCATATTCTTTGGGTTTGAAGCCgcaaaattgaaagaaaaatattGTTGTTACAGTGGCTAATGGAGAGCGAATACGGAGTACAGGtttttgcatttcaattcccTTAATTATcgctaaatatatattttctgtAGATTTTTATCTGCTTCCCTTGGGAGGAATTGGCGCAGTATTGGGAATTAATTGGCTTCAAACACTAGGTCCCATTATGTGGGATTTTACTTCCTTATCAATGAGATTTGAAAAGTGGGGCCAGCAGATTGAATTTAAGGGAGAAATAAAGAGTCCAACtccaaatttaactctaattacTTCTCCTTCTTCTCAAGATCATGAAAACGATCTCCTTGCCCTATTAAGGCAATTTTCGGTTATCTTTCAAGAGCCAGCAGCGCTGCCTCCTCGGCGGAACCATGATCATCGCATTATCCTCCAACACGGAACTGATCCAGTAGTGGTTCGCCCTTACCGTTATCCGCATATGCAGAAGGATGAGATTGAGAGGCAGTGTAAGGAGATGTTGGAAAAAGGCATCATTTAGCCAAGTCATTCTCCATTTTCCTCTCCTGTACAGTTAGTAAAGAAGGCAGATCACTCTTGGCGATTTTGTGTTGATTACCGGGCTTTGAATGCTAAGACTGTTAAGGATAAATTCCCAATTCCGGTTATTGACGAATTATTGGATGAACTTCATGGAGCACAGTATTTCTCTAAATTGGACTTGCGCTCCGGGTATTGGCAGGTTCGAATGGAGCCACACTCAGTTCCTAAAACGGCTTTCCGGATGCACCATGGTCACTTTGAGTTCTTGGTGATGCCGTTCGGGCTTACTAACGCCCCGTCCACTTTCCAAGCTCTAATGAATGATGTGTTTCAGCCCTACCTCCGCAAATTCATTCTGGTTTTCTTTGATGATATACTGATTTATAGCACAACTTGGGTGGAGCATGTTCAGCAGCTGAAATTGGTTTTTTCACTGCTTCAACAACATCAATTGTTCCTCAAACAGTCCAAATGCTCTTTTGGTCGTCAAGAAGTTAGTTATTTGGGGCACGTGATTTCTACTGCAGGGGTTTCGGCAGACCCAACGAAAATTGCAGCAATATTGAATTGGCCACAACCGGGTTCAGTTAAGGCTTTGAGGGGTTTTTTGGGCAGGACAGGCTATTATCGAAAATTTGTGCAGAATTATGGAGCAATAGCAGCCCCTTTGACTTCTCTTCTTCGCAAAAATTCTTTCATTTGGACTGAAGAAGCATCTCTAGCATTCCAAGCACTCAAACTAGCAGTGTCTTCTACTCCTGTGCTGTCTTTGCCAGATTTTACTCTACCTTTCATTGTGGAGTGTGACGCCTCCAGTAGTGGAATTGGGGCTGTATTGCAGCAGAATAATCGACCGATCGCTTTTTACAGCCGTATGTTTGCTACTCATCATCGCAAACTTCCGGCTTATGAGAAGGAATTAATTAGGTTAGCTAAGGCAATTACTCATTGGCGGCCTTACTTATGGGGGTGCTCCTTTGTAGTTCGGACAGATCATTATAGTCTCAAATATTTTCTTGATCAGTGGGTACACACTTCGCCTCAGCAACATTGGCTAAGTAAACTGTTGGGCTTTGATTTTGTGGTCGAATATAAAGCTGGGAGGGAGAGTATAGTGGCCGATGCTTTATCTCAGCAAACAGAGGATTCGGGGCAACTTGCAGCCATCTCTAATCCTAATATCTCTCTTTTTGAAGATGTTCAGTCCCTTGCAAATTCATCTCCAACTTATCAGCAGTTGCTTACTCGGATCCGTGCTATGGAATTGGATGATCCTTGGTCTATCCACAATGGCTTAATATATTTTCACAAGAGGCTTTATGTTCCATCTGATTCTTCCCTTGTCGCTGACATTGTCTCGGCTCTGCATAATCAAGCACATGAAGGATATCAGAAAACATTAAAGCGAATTACAGCAGATTTCTATTGGAAGGGAATGAAGTCTCAGGTAAAAGAATTTGTCCGTGCTTGTAATGTCTGTCAACGTCACAAGGCCGAGAATCTTCATCCGGGTGGCGTTCTACAGCCCCTTAATATTCCTCAGCAGATTTGGGCCGATATTTCCATGGATTTCATTGAGGGACTTCCTGCCTCTCAGGGGAAATCGGTTATCTTCGTGGTGGTTGACCGGTTGTCAAAATATGCTCATTTCATACCTCTTGCACATCCCTATGCTGCTTCTTCAGTGGCTAAGTTGTTCTTTGATACAGTTTTTAAGCTTCATGGGTTACCAGAGTCTATCGTCTCCGACAGGGATGTCGTTTTCACCAGTGCTTTTTGGATTGAATTGTTCCGCTTACAGGGAGTGAAACTATGCTTTAGTTCTGCCTATCATCCACAAAGTGATGGCCAAACCGAGGTAGTCAATCGCACAATCGAAATGTATCTCCGGTGCTTCACTAGTGATCGCCCCAATAAATGGCTTGCTTGGCTTTCTTGGGCAGAATATTGTTACAATACCAGTTTTCATACCAGTCTCAAAGCCACCCCTTTTGAAGTGGTTTACGGAAGGCCACCTCCTCGGCTTTTGTCTTACTGTCCACATTCATCCAGATTGGAATCTGTTGATTTTTCCCTTAAGGATCGAGATGCAGTTTTGACTGACTTGAGGGATAGATTACTTGCAGCACAACAACGAATGAAAGCCTCTTTTGATGCCTCTCATCGGGATGTGCAATTTCAAGTGGATGACATGGTACTTCTCAAATTACAGCCTTACCGTCAACTGTCACTTCGGTCTCGCTCCAACAAGAAATTGGCTCCCAAATTTTATGGCCCATTCAGAATTGTGAGTAAGGTGGGTTCTGTTGCTTACAAATTAGAGTTACCTTCCAGTTCCCGCATTCATCCCGTCTTCCATGTCTCATCACTAAAAAAGTTTCATGGGGACCTTGCTGCTGCCACTGATCCAGTCCTTCCCCACCTCACTAATGGTGAACTTCGGCCAGCTCCTCAAGCAATTCTTGATAGGCGAGTGTTACATGGCATTGATCAGGTTTTGGTGCATTGGGAGGGTTTATCTCCAGCGGATGCTTCTTGGGAGGATGTCGTTCACATGACTCAACAATTCCCTAACTTCTCGCTTGAGGACAAGCTCGTTTTCGAGGAGGAGAGTGATGTTATGGATCCAAAGCAACCCAAACCTTTGCAAGTTTATAAACGGTTCTCACATGGCAGAAAGAAGAAGTTTGTTAATCAATTTTCAGTTATTTGTGTCTATATTTCAGTTTGCAAGCAGTTTCTTTGTAATAACTGTAAACAAGAAGTTTCCTTGTAATAACTGTAAACAAGCAGTTACATGTGTTTTGTTTGAATTAAATGCAGAGGAACAAAGGGAGAATACCTAAGTTCCATTTCATCAATTAAAACTCAGAGATCTGAGGTTCTCTCTTTAATTGATCCTCAATATTTAGAATCATAGGTTCTAAAGGCAGAAAAcctaagaagaagaaggtagagTTACCTGGTTGTAGACCCATAACTAGATCACTAACTCGGGACCATAACACGTTTTCTGTATGCTAACGGGTGGCCGAAGTGCTACACGGTGAACTCCTCTATTTGGTCTTCACTAAAATATTTACACCATGATGTGAGACGTCAGATTCACTGGGTACTTGGCACGGAATCCGACCATAATTTCTGGATCGACGAATGGCTTTGCCCGATAGTTGCAGATAGACCGGAGATACCGACATCGGAAAGAAAGTTGCTTACTGACAAAGTGCAACAGTTTACATTGAACTCGACTTGGCAGGAGTTACCTATCCCTCAGTCTGTGGTTGTGGCTGTCTGAAACATAAAAATTTCATAATACTGAGGATCTATGCTGCTGGAAGCCAGCACTGAATAGCAGATTTTCGGTGAAAAGTGCCTATGATTTCTTCTGAGCTCAGGGTCATCGTCAAGACTGGGTTTCTTTCATTTGGGGTGAATTTATTCCACTATCCCATTCGCTTATCAGCTGGAAAGCTTTACACGGCAAACTTGCAACGGAAGACGTGCTTTCTCAGCGTGGCTGGTCGTTAGCATCGAGATGTAGTCTTTGTGGGGCTGCATCGGAATCACAGAACCACTTACTAGTCACTTGTCGATTTGCGAAGTGTGTTTGGAAAGCACTTGAAGATGTCTTTCTAACTTACATTGGAACGCCACAATCGGTCTCAGATTTATTTCATCAGGCTACAACTCTACACTTTAGCTCCCAAATCAAGCGTCTTTGGCAGAGTGCAGTTCTACACGCAATTTGGGCTATTTGGAAGTCTCGTAATGACTATATCTTCAATGCTATTCCAACGAATATCTCATTTACACTCCGTTTAATATGGAAAGGGATCCGAGATGCTGATTTCTTTAAACACGGGACATCTGCCTCAGCCCGTGATGCTTTGATTCTATCTAAATTTGGAATTGCAGGTAGATCAGCCCCTCCTTCAACTCACCGACTCCTGCAATGGCGAGCTCCTCCACAAGGGTGGACAAAGGTCAATACTGATGGTTCGGTCTCTGCAACGTCTGCTGGTATGGGTGGTATTTTTCGCACCTCACGTGGTTTTCCGAGAGGCTGCTTTGCTGCTAGGCTCCACACGGACAACCCGTTATTTGCAGCAATTTCGGCGGTAATATATGCAATCCGACAGGCTGATATTCGGGGGTGGTTCCCTCTATGGATTGAATCTGATTCGCTGAGCACCGTACAGTTATTGCGTAATCGTCAGCGAGACGTTCCCTGGCAGCTCATGGGAGATTGGCTCTTTTGCCTTGACATTCTTCGCCTTAATCAGGTCCACATCTCGCATATTTTCCGTGAAGGAATACTGTTGCAGACTATCTATCTGGCACAAGGGCAAATATGACAGGGGAACAATGGTGGCCAAGCTATCCTAGCTTTTGCGCGGCTCATGTGTTCAATGACTTTAACAGGACTTATTATAAACGTTATTTATAGCTAAGATGGGTTTAGGACATGTTGTCCACTGCTATTTTCATTCTTTATTCTTTCATTCATTgttattctttctttttttacttattaataaaatttctgAGATGGGGTGTTGTGTGGCTACGActggtgccaacctagttgggatgagTCTAGACACTTCCCGTTTCAAGCtcttacttaaaaaaaaacattctaagacacgtgcaatacattttccacatttaacttacttttttgcaaccgagtaatcaattaattacactttatgcaagttgagggggctaaaTGAACATTTTATTCAAATTgagggggctatcgagacacttcaaaagttcaggaaccaatcaagctttttagacaaattcaggaggcaaatgatgtattaagcttaaAATGATATTAGGAATGATCCAAACCCGTCAAATCCCGATTGGGTTTTGGATGTATATATAATAGCAAGGCCCAGCCCAGTTAttaaatatgaattattaaaaataaattatattttatatattataatttataaaattagattttaattatcatatataaaattaaaattctaacTTGTATGATATTTATATAAcattaacttttattattaaatattaaaatatatataatttttcatttcaaaaaatatatatatatatttttaagctGAGTTTATGTGGACCGAGTTTGAAACAAAATCTGTCTATATTCCTACTGAGTtagattaaatattttaaagtaAAGCCCGTTAATCCGGCCCGACCCAATACTAGCACAGCCCATGAAAAGGTCGATTTTTAACACACTACCCTCCTATAATTGAACTTGAAGTTCAGTAGTCCAACCTTTCTTCTCAGAAAAATCAACACATCTCATGGAATCATTTCAAGTTGTTCTTTCTTACCCAATGGTATTTCATATAATTGCGATTAGCACttcttaattaataaataattgtCGTAATGACCTATTgctcaaacaagaaaaagaatgaGTAAAAAATCCAAAATCCCAACAAACCcacttctaaaaaaaaattcacaaacaaaCACCTAAAACGAAAATTAAGAATCCAAAGCtatcattaattaaaattagcAGAAACAAGAAAAGTAAAACATGGATTTCAGAAAGGAGTACCTTGATTTGGTGTTAGTTCCTTGTGGGTTGCTAATCATGTTTGCTTATCACCTAATCCTTCTTTACAGATACCTTAATCTTCCCCACACCACAATAATGGGATTTGAAAACAACGATAAGCGAGCTTGGGTTGAGAGAATTATGCAGGTCAATctcaatctctctctctttctctcgaTTCTTCTTCAACCTGACACACAAACATAATTGTTATTAATAATTCCTGCAGGCAGACAAAAGAGATATCGGCACGGCTCTCTCAGTAATTTCGTCGAACACTTCAGCTGCAACTTTCCTAGCATCAATCTCCTTAACTCTCAGCTCTCTAATCGGAGCATGGCTAGGAAATTCAACCAACAATGTGTTCCAAAGTAAACTAATCTACGGTGACACAAGGCCATCGACAATTTCAATCAAATACATAAGCTTACTCACCTGTTTTCTGCTTGCATTTTCGTGCTTTGTTCAATCTGCAAGGCATTTTGTGCATACCAATTACCTAATTAGCACACCAGGCGGAGATATCCCCGTTGAATTTGTGGAAAGAGCAGTGATAAAAGGTAGTGATTTTTGGTCACTTGGGCTTAGAGCTTTGTATTTTGCGATTAATTTATTGCCATGGTTTTTTGGTCCTATACCTATGTTTGTTTCATCTGTTGTAATGGTGATCATGCTCCATTATCTTGATTCTAATTCCACTCCGTTGCATCGGTATGAGGCTCCGCCGGAAGAGGTGGTTGAGAAATTTCCCCAATTAGTTGTTGATGTTGAGCATTCTGTTGGGTAAAATAATTTGAAGTTAATTATGTCATTTTTGCTTAAGAAATCAAGTTAATTTCTTCGAGgaaggtgctgtttgataaaactgaaaattaagtgctgaaaaaataagtactgaattttaagtgctgaatattataagtgctgaaaatattgaatgattttatttttataaaaatattagttgataatgtttaacttaaaatgttaagttaaatattttgacttatcaaaataagtggtttttaacttaattaactaatttaagtggtagagaaacaactgttatcaaacgcacttaaattaaataagtgcttaacactttaatttaagcaattaagtggtttatcaaacaaggccttcgacattacaaaaaaaaattccgttTATTTGTTGGTAATTTATTAGAGCATTTTTAAGAGATTTTTAGTCCATTCTCTCAAAATAATATGAATAATTTAGTCATTTGAGTAATGACTAATATATAGAAGTATCTCCAA
The sequence above is drawn from the Euphorbia lathyris chromosome 6, ddEupLath1.1, whole genome shotgun sequence genome and encodes:
- the LOC136233907 gene encoding uncharacterized protein translates to MDFRKEYLDLVLVPCGLLIMFAYHLILLYRYLNLPHTTIMGFENNDKRAWVERIMQADKRDIGTALSVISSNTSAATFLASISLTLSSLIGAWLGNSTNNVFQSKLIYGDTRPSTISIKYISLLTCFLLAFSCFVQSARHFVHTNYLISTPGGDIPVEFVERAVIKGSDFWSLGLRALYFAINLLPWFFGPIPMFVSSVVMVIMLHYLDSNSTPLHRYEAPPEEVVEKFPQLVVDVEHSVG